One Burkholderia cepacia genomic window carries:
- a CDS encoding acyl-CoA ligase (AMP-forming), exosortase A system-associated gives MRNILDLVHATANRTPDAEALVCGSSRVTYQDLVHRARGMGNALYALGFTGGARIAIYLDKRVETVVSMLGAAAAQCVFVPINPLLKPQQVTHILHDSGADCLITSALRARVLDEHGLTGVSYTILVDDAGSASRHLRTTTHIQTWPESAGVDRAKSDGNHPPHSPAPTNVDTDLAAILYTSGSTGLPKGVMLSHRNLLEGAWSVAHYLKHTSSDRILAALPLSFDAGLSQLTSAWAAGATAVLINYLAPQDVIDACVSERITAITGVPPLWMQLARVAWPEPARRALRYFANTGGKLPTPVLQRLRALFPQAKPYLMYGLTEAFRSTFLDPSEVDRRPDSIGKAVPNARILVVRDDGSPCGPDETGELVHVGACVTLGYWNDATRTAQRYRPSPELKPGGAPRDRAIWSGDLVRQDAEGFLYFIARNDAQIKSSGYRISPEEVEEVVHDSGLVTEAVAFGIADDELGEAVVLLVVPAATDFDTQTLHAWCVAHLPRYMVPQRIVVRETVPRNPNGKFDRAALRAALAGPDTASEVRQS, from the coding sequence ATGAGAAACATCCTCGACCTCGTGCACGCCACGGCAAACCGCACCCCTGATGCGGAAGCGCTCGTCTGCGGCTCCTCCCGAGTCACCTATCAGGACCTGGTACACCGCGCGCGAGGCATGGGCAATGCGCTCTACGCGCTTGGATTCACCGGCGGCGCGCGCATTGCGATCTATCTGGACAAACGAGTCGAAACCGTCGTGTCGATGCTGGGTGCCGCCGCCGCGCAATGCGTGTTCGTTCCCATCAATCCGCTCCTCAAACCCCAGCAGGTCACACACATCCTGCACGACTCCGGTGCCGATTGCCTGATTACGAGCGCGCTACGCGCGCGGGTCCTTGACGAACATGGACTCACAGGCGTTTCCTACACGATCCTCGTCGACGATGCCGGCTCCGCCAGCCGGCACCTGCGAACAACAACGCACATCCAGACCTGGCCCGAATCGGCAGGCGTGGATCGCGCAAAAAGCGATGGTAACCATCCGCCGCACTCACCGGCGCCGACCAATGTCGACACGGATCTAGCCGCCATCCTCTACACCTCAGGCTCGACTGGACTGCCAAAGGGCGTGATGCTAAGCCATCGCAACCTGCTCGAGGGCGCCTGGAGCGTTGCCCATTATCTGAAGCACACATCATCCGATCGAATCCTCGCCGCCCTGCCGCTCAGTTTCGATGCTGGCCTGAGTCAACTCACATCCGCCTGGGCGGCGGGGGCCACTGCCGTGCTCATCAACTATCTTGCACCGCAAGACGTGATCGATGCCTGCGTGAGCGAGCGTATTACGGCAATCACAGGCGTACCGCCCTTATGGATGCAACTGGCGCGTGTGGCCTGGCCTGAGCCGGCACGCCGGGCACTGCGCTACTTCGCGAATACCGGCGGCAAGCTGCCGACGCCCGTCTTGCAGCGACTCCGGGCGTTGTTTCCGCAAGCCAAACCCTATCTAATGTATGGCCTGACCGAGGCATTTCGCTCGACGTTTCTCGATCCCTCAGAGGTAGACCGCCGTCCCGATTCAATCGGAAAAGCTGTCCCCAACGCCCGAATTCTGGTCGTGCGCGATGACGGCTCGCCTTGTGGGCCCGACGAAACCGGAGAACTGGTCCATGTCGGAGCCTGCGTCACGCTCGGTTATTGGAACGACGCGACGCGCACAGCCCAGCGCTATCGACCGTCGCCCGAACTGAAACCTGGCGGCGCGCCCCGCGATCGTGCGATCTGGTCAGGCGATCTGGTACGGCAAGACGCGGAAGGATTCCTGTACTTCATCGCGCGCAACGACGCGCAAATCAAGAGCTCCGGGTATCGCATCAGCCCTGAAGAAGTCGAAGAAGTCGTTCACGACAGTGGTCTGGTCACGGAAGCGGTTGCCTTCGGCATCGCTGACGATGAACTCGGCGAAGCTGTCGTTCTGTTGGTCGTGCCGGCCGCCACGGATTTCGATACTCAAACGCTTCATGCCTGGTGTGTCGCGCATTTGCCGCGCTACATGGTGCCGCAGCGCATCGTGGTACGCGAGACAGTTCCGCGCAACCCCAACGGGAAATTCGATCGAGCCGCATTGCGCGCCGCCCTCGCCGGTCCTGACACCGCCTCCGAAGTGAGGCAATCATGA
- a CDS encoding 3-oxoacyl-[acyl-carrier-protein] synthase III C-terminal domain-containing protein has translation MIASQQASSLVLSAIACSLPEQTVDAHRWAERCGQPSARARALIENGVTQFHDAAGESPVTLAVDAISSLLRDTGIAPETIDAFVYTHTIQTSVIAPPASTAQQIQSQTDLNRALAFSVTQQHCVSPMAAIRVLQALVMRRPSIRRAIVVCADVIGSHCDRLRAIQDLALHSDGACALLLDRDGHRNAIAGLHLYTDGRFFHGTDEDLQPVPDDRYYWSAFTTMRAAIQQAGITTREITHVLPHHANLPGWSRLMAMLAIPRERLFTANFAPIGHVFGADPFINFQTCSNREPGGWSLLFSCGLAGCFGAMVVRH, from the coding sequence ATGATTGCGTCGCAACAGGCCAGCTCGCTCGTGCTGTCTGCCATCGCATGCAGTCTACCGGAGCAAACAGTGGATGCACATCGCTGGGCGGAGCGATGTGGTCAGCCGTCGGCTCGCGCGCGTGCACTGATCGAAAACGGCGTGACGCAGTTCCATGACGCAGCTGGCGAATCACCGGTGACGCTTGCCGTCGACGCCATATCGTCCCTGCTGCGCGACACCGGAATAGCGCCTGAAACAATCGATGCGTTCGTGTACACGCACACGATTCAGACCAGCGTTATCGCACCACCAGCAAGTACCGCCCAACAGATTCAGTCCCAAACGGACCTGAACCGTGCGCTGGCATTCTCAGTCACGCAGCAGCACTGCGTCTCACCAATGGCCGCGATCCGTGTATTGCAGGCGCTCGTCATGCGACGGCCCTCCATCCGGCGCGCCATTGTGGTCTGCGCCGATGTGATCGGATCCCACTGCGACCGGCTGCGAGCAATCCAGGATCTTGCCCTCCATAGCGACGGTGCCTGTGCGCTGTTGCTCGATCGAGACGGTCATCGAAACGCCATTGCGGGCCTGCACTTGTATACAGACGGACGATTCTTCCACGGCACCGACGAGGATCTGCAGCCCGTTCCCGACGATCGGTACTACTGGTCTGCATTCACGACCATGCGAGCCGCCATTCAACAAGCAGGCATCACGACACGTGAGATTACGCACGTACTGCCTCATCACGCCAATCTTCCTGGCTGGTCCAGGCTGATGGCAATGCTGGCCATCCCTCGCGAGCGGCTGTTCACTGCGAACTTCGCACCAATCGGCCACGTCTTTGGCGCCGATCCCTTCATTAACTTCCAGACGTGCTCGAACCGGGAACCGGGCGGTTGGTCGTTGCTGTTCTCGTGTGGCCTGGCAGGTTGCTTCGGTGCGATGGTGGTCCGCCACTGA
- a CDS encoding 3-oxoacyl-[acyl-carrier-protein] synthase III C-terminal domain-containing protein → MRPSTNFTGVEPRIVATARYIPSPDVSPDAHVEPFMVSGGSAREDVMQAVYADTLRWRDSGAPFGVAGMPLPQVSPAANNRGAVESALTLSDMALATVRALLDSSPQVAAATPDQIIVCTTSFEHDLALSCACRLHSEIGSTRAPLAIGQLQGVSFLMALEIAVAMMADDSRLNTVVIVAAERWRRPFSRRIGAMIDMGDGAAAVLIARHPGPGWRVSGLTVRTPGIPPLASEREPIYTSTLTDVISETCASAGFQPANVDWVLPAPIDTHLARGIHTRCGLRPERACHIRMDAPGHFCAADTPARLDALLRSINPSEGQHALVWSAGFQGQAGCALLEFRGGGS, encoded by the coding sequence ATGCGTCCTTCGACTAACTTCACTGGTGTCGAGCCGCGCATTGTCGCCACGGCACGATATATCCCATCGCCCGATGTCTCGCCCGATGCACATGTCGAACCATTCATGGTTTCGGGCGGGTCCGCACGGGAGGATGTGATGCAAGCAGTGTATGCCGATACGCTGCGGTGGCGCGACAGTGGTGCCCCGTTCGGCGTGGCCGGTATGCCGTTGCCGCAAGTATCACCGGCTGCCAATAACCGGGGCGCTGTGGAATCCGCCCTGACATTGTCCGACATGGCACTCGCCACAGTGCGAGCGCTGCTTGACTCGTCGCCTCAGGTCGCCGCGGCCACACCCGATCAAATCATCGTATGCACAACGAGCTTCGAGCATGATCTGGCATTGTCGTGTGCCTGCCGTCTCCATAGCGAAATTGGATCAACCCGAGCCCCGCTCGCGATCGGTCAGCTTCAAGGCGTGTCGTTCCTGATGGCGTTGGAGATTGCCGTGGCGATGATGGCCGATGACTCCCGACTGAATACCGTCGTGATTGTCGCCGCGGAACGCTGGCGCCGGCCGTTCTCGCGTCGGATCGGCGCAATGATCGACATGGGAGACGGGGCCGCTGCTGTACTGATCGCGAGACACCCCGGCCCGGGATGGCGCGTGAGCGGGCTCACCGTACGGACGCCCGGAATCCCACCTCTCGCAAGTGAGCGCGAACCCATCTATACATCTACGCTCACGGACGTCATTAGCGAGACGTGCGCAAGCGCGGGTTTTCAACCTGCCAATGTCGACTGGGTACTTCCGGCGCCAATCGACACTCATCTGGCTCGCGGAATCCACACGCGCTGTGGATTGCGGCCCGAACGTGCCTGTCACATACGCATGGACGCGCCCGGCCATTTCTGCGCCGCCGACACGCCTGCGCGGCTCGACGCACTGCTGCGGTCGATCAACCCTAGCGAGGGACAACATGCCCTCGTTTGGTCCGCCGGCTTCCAAGGGCAGGCTGGTTGCGCTCTCCTTGAGTTTCGTGGAGGTGGATCATGA
- a CDS encoding acyl carrier protein encodes MATHPASPGSASVSETVKACLLSVLGSTLSTDLIVDDTNLFDVGVDSMNMTDLLLQLEQRFGFTLAPEDLSADLFLRFGNLVSFVESHASFD; translated from the coding sequence ATGGCAACCCATCCCGCCTCCCCCGGCTCCGCCAGCGTGTCCGAGACAGTGAAAGCTTGCTTGCTGTCGGTACTTGGCAGCACTCTGAGCACCGATCTCATCGTAGACGACACCAACCTCTTCGATGTCGGCGTGGATTCGATGAATATGACGGACCTGCTGCTGCAACTCGAACAGCGCTTCGGCTTCACGCTAGCGCCCGAGGATCTGTCCGCCGATCTATTCCTGCGTTTTGGCAATCTCGTCTCGTTCGTCGAATCCCATGCGTCCTTCGACTAA
- a CDS encoding acyl-CoA dehydrogenase family protein — MSQSMKPPQVPPSLAAIWSNLSAYGLELDRLAARMRVHGPEADRTRQIPDAVCAPQDLPALNLNLVPSAYGGCPDVQSLTSRVTLMEYLGYADAALALALPGPGLAMPPVLALGSSEQQARFFERFRSHTPRWGAFAITEPDCGSDATAMRTTARKTAHGWVLNGTKCFITNGARADDVITFATINRHAGRFGVRAFHVDRNIPGFSVDRVEQMVGLRASQLAVLSYNDCEVPDDALLRRGDEKPLNDAFSGAQHAWDYFRPLLSSVMVGACRRVRDDLAAYFEAGGHPVNQRQRTADVNEALLDIDRQITTAQSLFRHAAWKTDQGMVTSVDASMAKAYASQVAARVTRAAIDLAGLDGVAAFPSLEQSYRDAKAFDIMEGTGDLQRLMIARAALRSASLPWEAISPTSHRSTQAHPS; from the coding sequence ATGTCACAGTCGATGAAGCCGCCCCAGGTGCCGCCCTCGCTTGCGGCAATCTGGTCAAACCTCTCGGCCTACGGGCTGGAGCTGGATCGGCTCGCAGCGCGCATGCGTGTGCACGGCCCCGAAGCTGACCGGACACGACAGATTCCGGACGCAGTGTGCGCGCCTCAGGACCTACCCGCACTGAATCTGAATCTCGTCCCGTCCGCCTACGGGGGGTGTCCGGACGTACAGTCGCTGACATCACGCGTCACACTGATGGAATATCTCGGGTACGCCGACGCCGCACTGGCGCTCGCCCTGCCCGGCCCCGGTCTTGCAATGCCGCCTGTTCTCGCGCTCGGCAGCAGTGAGCAACAGGCTCGCTTCTTCGAACGATTTCGCAGCCATACACCACGTTGGGGTGCATTTGCTATCACGGAGCCTGATTGCGGTTCGGATGCCACCGCGATGCGGACAACCGCCCGCAAGACAGCACACGGCTGGGTGCTGAACGGCACCAAGTGCTTCATCACCAATGGCGCACGCGCGGACGACGTGATCACGTTCGCCACCATCAACCGGCACGCTGGTCGTTTCGGGGTTCGAGCGTTCCATGTCGATCGCAACATCCCGGGCTTCTCTGTCGATCGCGTCGAGCAAATGGTGGGGCTGCGCGCCAGTCAACTCGCGGTTCTCTCCTACAACGACTGCGAAGTACCTGACGACGCGCTTCTCAGACGCGGTGACGAAAAGCCCCTCAACGACGCGTTTTCGGGCGCACAACACGCATGGGACTACTTCCGCCCCCTACTTTCCTCGGTCATGGTCGGCGCATGTCGACGAGTACGCGACGATCTCGCGGCCTACTTCGAGGCAGGCGGACATCCTGTGAATCAACGTCAGCGCACTGCCGACGTGAACGAAGCGCTGCTCGATATCGATCGGCAAATCACCACAGCCCAGTCGCTGTTCCGACACGCGGCGTGGAAAACAGATCAAGGAATGGTCACTTCGGTGGATGCATCGATGGCCAAGGCGTATGCATCACAAGTAGCCGCCCGCGTCACCCGAGCGGCGATCGATCTCGCCGGCCTTGATGGCGTCGCTGCCTTTCCGTCGCTCGAGCAAAGCTATCGCGATGCAAAGGCCTTCGACATCATGGAAGGCACCGGGGACCTGCAGCGGCTCATGATTGCTCGCGCCGCACTACGCTCGGCATCACTACCCTGGGAGGCCATCTCTCCCACGTCGCACCGTTCGACGCAAGCGCACCCATCCTGA
- a CDS encoding FadR/GntR family transcriptional regulator, with the protein MAGRKPTTEKKMPPAQPDKRGTRAIKRGDQVAEQIKRWINDGQARPGKRLNKEAELQQMFNVSRGSMRDALKALEIQGLVSLSTGPDGGATITRVPLARAFQSLQNYLFFESVTLEDIYAVRRTLEPMVAAGAVPYLSDADFEALERSVSVCEPFEARHAEALDQRHEDIHFHDVLAAAHPNAFLRSLCQIINQMLHTLVIVAGNVTQQDYQAFGRHTVAAHRAILDAARRRDADAVAQLMAAHMDEAQAQLRTVHAALQQKLVLDSELDLDTGRSAP; encoded by the coding sequence ATGGCAGGGCGAAAACCGACAACTGAAAAGAAGATGCCGCCGGCGCAGCCGGATAAACGGGGCACGCGCGCGATCAAGCGCGGCGATCAGGTGGCTGAGCAGATCAAGCGTTGGATCAATGACGGACAGGCACGGCCGGGAAAGCGCCTGAACAAGGAGGCCGAGCTCCAGCAGATGTTCAACGTCAGCCGAGGCTCGATGCGTGACGCGCTCAAGGCGCTGGAGATACAGGGGCTCGTGAGCCTGAGCACCGGTCCGGATGGCGGGGCGACGATCACACGCGTACCGCTCGCGCGGGCGTTCCAGTCGCTGCAGAACTATCTGTTTTTCGAGAGCGTCACGCTTGAGGACATTTATGCGGTGCGTCGCACACTGGAACCCATGGTGGCGGCGGGCGCGGTTCCCTATCTGAGCGACGCGGACTTCGAAGCGCTCGAGCGCAGCGTGTCCGTCTGCGAGCCGTTCGAGGCGCGTCACGCCGAGGCACTCGACCAGCGCCACGAGGACATCCATTTCCACGACGTACTGGCGGCTGCGCATCCGAACGCGTTTCTGCGCAGCCTATGCCAGATCATCAACCAGATGCTGCACACGCTGGTGATCGTGGCCGGAAACGTGACGCAGCAGGACTATCAGGCGTTCGGCCGTCACACGGTCGCCGCCCATCGCGCGATCCTGGACGCCGCGCGGCGACGAGATGCCGATGCGGTCGCACAGCTCATGGCGGCGCACATGGACGAAGCGCAAGCGCAGCTACGCACGGTCCACGCTGCGCTGCAGCAGAAGCTGGTGCTGGACTCTGAACTAGATTTGGACACGGGCCGTAGCGCGCCGTGA
- a CDS encoding amidase family protein, whose amino-acid sequence MAGNLCELTTRELTTLYENGEVSPVDVMRDALDRIRSLDRAVNAVCHVTDTALSMARASEARWQRGIPLSPLDGVPVSIKDNVSIAGVATRHGSRATTPEPAQSDSPCVARLREAGAICFAKTTLPDFAHKIVTDSPLTGITRNPWDLTRTPGGSSGGAAAAVALGMGPAAIGTDGGGSIRIPAAFTGTFGFKPSFGRVPHAPRGPFGLFSHVGPMTRCVEDAARILTVISLPDSRDWYALPFDGGDYARGLQCRPVPNGIRIACSPTLGLPVAVEPEIHAAVIRAAAIFRELGARVDAADPPTISRCNAVHATLWRACCRQLTSSLPRGTDELDPSLQAYARAGDDLSREALLGALIERGDLGAAVNGFFEQHDILICPVYPRVAMPLAELTSNKELFPHFTAWCNQLGLPAASLYAGLTERQLPIGIQIVGGRHADALVLWASHVLELAFGRAPFAEMTHALFASAAVTAPK is encoded by the coding sequence ATGGCTGGCAACCTTTGCGAGCTGACGACGCGCGAGCTCACCACACTCTACGAAAACGGCGAAGTGTCGCCAGTCGACGTCATGCGTGACGCGCTCGACCGCATTCGGTCGCTTGACCGCGCAGTCAACGCGGTCTGCCATGTCACCGACACTGCGCTCAGCATGGCGCGGGCCTCCGAGGCCCGATGGCAACGTGGCATACCGCTTAGTCCGCTCGACGGCGTACCGGTCAGCATCAAGGACAATGTTTCCATCGCAGGTGTCGCGACGCGGCACGGCTCTCGCGCTACCACGCCGGAACCGGCGCAGTCGGACAGTCCCTGCGTTGCAAGACTGCGTGAAGCAGGCGCAATCTGTTTTGCCAAGACCACGCTACCCGACTTTGCACATAAGATCGTCACCGACAGCCCGCTTACCGGTATTACACGCAATCCGTGGGATCTCACGCGCACACCCGGCGGAAGCAGCGGTGGCGCTGCAGCAGCAGTTGCGCTCGGGATGGGCCCCGCAGCGATCGGGACCGACGGAGGGGGCTCCATTCGTATTCCCGCCGCATTCACCGGAACCTTCGGGTTCAAACCTAGCTTCGGGCGGGTCCCGCACGCACCTCGCGGCCCATTCGGGTTGTTCAGCCATGTCGGGCCCATGACGCGCTGCGTCGAAGATGCCGCTCGTATCCTCACCGTGATCAGCCTCCCCGACAGCCGCGACTGGTACGCCCTGCCGTTCGATGGTGGCGACTACGCACGCGGGCTGCAATGCCGGCCCGTCCCCAACGGCATCCGTATTGCCTGTAGCCCAACGCTCGGGCTACCGGTCGCGGTTGAACCAGAAATCCACGCCGCCGTGATACGTGCCGCAGCAATCTTCCGCGAATTGGGCGCTCGGGTTGATGCTGCCGACCCACCGACCATTTCTCGATGCAATGCCGTCCACGCGACCCTGTGGCGCGCGTGCTGCCGACAGCTTACGTCCAGCCTGCCACGCGGCACTGACGAACTGGATCCATCGCTGCAGGCGTATGCTCGCGCAGGAGATGACTTGTCGCGTGAGGCATTGCTGGGCGCGTTGATCGAACGCGGTGACCTGGGTGCTGCGGTCAATGGCTTTTTCGAGCAACACGATATCCTCATCTGCCCCGTGTATCCGCGGGTCGCCATGCCGCTCGCCGAGTTGACGTCAAACAAAGAACTGTTTCCTCATTTCACGGCATGGTGCAATCAACTAGGCTTACCTGCAGCCAGCCTCTATGCCGGCTTAACGGAGCGGCAACTCCCCATCGGCATACAGATTGTCGGCGGTCGTCACGCCGATGCATTGGTCCTGTGGGCGAGCCACGTTCTCGAGCTCGCGTTCGGACGAGCACCGTTTGCCGAGATGACGCACGCCCTGTTTGCTTCTGCTGCCGTCACGGCGCCCAAGTGA
- a CDS encoding helix-turn-helix domain-containing protein encodes MTTESFIKALGNEIRSRRKRKKLTQVGLAVRAQVHPNTVSLIERAETVAGLDALLVLAEALDTPLSQIIKGAEDRISSR; translated from the coding sequence ATGACCACAGAATCATTCATCAAGGCGCTCGGCAACGAGATCCGCAGCCGTCGCAAAAGAAAAAAGCTGACCCAGGTCGGACTCGCCGTTCGCGCACAGGTCCACCCCAATACCGTCTCGCTCATCGAACGCGCAGAGACCGTTGCCGGACTCGACGCCCTGCTCGTTTTGGCCGAGGCACTCGACACGCCGCTATCACAAATAATCAAAGGCGCCGAGGATCGCATCAGCTCTCGTTGA
- a CDS encoding branched-chain amino acid ABC transporter permease: MVVILNIMSYVCLLMLIALGLAIVFGMMDIVNLAHAEWVTIGAYTLAVAQSLGGPHAFWLALFAAPAVGAVLGWCLERLVIRLLYDRPLDTLLATYAISLIVQKALELIFGTHPMLVYAPLSGALPVPGGSYPAYRLFVIGVAVAVPAGCWLLFAYTRFGTQLRAVIQHPAMAEAVGIDTRRLNRLAFCGGAALASLAGVLVAPMVSVESHLGVAYLAKSFFVIVLGGIGSIAGSLLGSAVVGTAETLLSYHVDPSLASAIVLILSIVLIRFRPQGLLPSFSAAHQLHGKG; the protein is encoded by the coding sequence ATGGTAGTTATCCTAAATATAATGAGTTATGTCTGCCTCTTGATGCTGATCGCTTTGGGGCTCGCCATTGTTTTCGGCATGATGGACATCGTGAATCTCGCGCACGCAGAGTGGGTCACGATCGGCGCCTACACGCTGGCAGTGGCGCAATCGTTGGGCGGGCCGCATGCGTTTTGGCTGGCGTTGTTTGCGGCGCCTGCGGTGGGTGCGGTGCTCGGATGGTGCCTTGAGCGCCTCGTGATCCGGCTGCTCTATGACCGGCCGCTCGACACGCTGCTTGCCACCTACGCGATCAGCCTGATCGTCCAGAAGGCCCTCGAGCTGATCTTCGGCACCCATCCAATGCTGGTGTACGCGCCGTTGAGCGGGGCGCTTCCCGTGCCCGGGGGCAGTTATCCGGCCTATCGACTCTTCGTGATTGGCGTGGCAGTGGCGGTGCCGGCCGGTTGCTGGCTGCTGTTCGCCTACACGCGTTTCGGTACGCAACTGCGTGCAGTGATCCAGCATCCTGCGATGGCCGAGGCGGTCGGCATCGACACGCGGCGGCTGAACCGACTGGCGTTCTGTGGCGGGGCCGCGCTCGCGTCGCTGGCCGGCGTACTTGTCGCGCCGATGGTCTCGGTGGAGTCCCACCTTGGCGTCGCTTATCTGGCCAAGTCGTTCTTCGTGATCGTTTTGGGTGGTATCGGTTCGATCGCCGGCAGTCTGCTGGGCAGCGCCGTCGTTGGCACCGCCGAAACGCTGCTCAGCTATCACGTAGATCCGTCGCTCGCCTCGGCGATCGTGCTGATCCTGTCCATTGTTCTGATCCGGTTCCGCCCACAAGGCCTGTTGCCTAGCTTCAGCGCCGCTCATCAGCTCCACGGTAAAGGTTAA
- a CDS encoding branched-chain amino acid ABC transporter permease — protein MLQQPFARTRRWLSQPAISIEDASPMAIGVAIVVTALILPFCLGPYLLSTVRDALIMGLLALSYDLLWGRAGVLTLGHTTFFGLGAYGFAVATVQFGQTAAIGMIAGLVCAMAVAAVLGYFLLFAGVRLHFFAIISMAVLIIVQQLATSWQSVTGGDTGLLGIPGLSLSLAGHTLDLSGARGSWYTVTAALAVLLVAIWLVCRSRYGKVLAAIATNEWRAKACGYHTSGHLLLVFVVSAGLAAVAGTLMAACSGVVAPDVFSPVLATEVILWVAVGGRGTLGGPVLAAVGLTLLKQTVSSASTDGWPLLLGALFLGCVLFLPNGVRLGGLIAGARRFGRSRRGRSPLHRAGRVEGGR, from the coding sequence ATGCTCCAACAACCTTTTGCGCGCACGCGCCGCTGGCTGTCGCAGCCGGCGATCAGTATCGAAGACGCCTCTCCAATGGCAATCGGCGTAGCGATTGTTGTTACCGCATTGATCTTGCCGTTTTGCCTGGGGCCCTACCTGCTCTCGACCGTGCGCGACGCGCTGATCATGGGGCTGCTCGCACTGAGCTACGACTTGCTGTGGGGCAGGGCCGGTGTGCTCACGCTCGGGCATACGACCTTCTTCGGACTCGGCGCGTACGGTTTTGCAGTCGCCACCGTGCAGTTTGGGCAGACGGCCGCCATCGGAATGATCGCGGGGCTGGTCTGCGCGATGGCCGTCGCGGCCGTGCTGGGCTACTTTCTCCTGTTCGCGGGTGTCCGGCTGCACTTCTTCGCCATTATCAGCATGGCCGTGCTGATTATTGTCCAGCAACTGGCGACGAGCTGGCAGTCGGTCACGGGCGGCGACACGGGCCTCCTAGGTATTCCGGGATTGTCCTTGTCACTGGCCGGGCACACGCTCGATTTGAGCGGAGCGCGCGGCTCCTGGTACACGGTAACGGCCGCGCTCGCCGTGCTGCTCGTCGCGATCTGGCTCGTGTGCCGCAGTCGGTACGGCAAGGTTCTGGCTGCGATCGCGACCAACGAATGGCGCGCGAAGGCCTGCGGTTATCACACGTCGGGACACCTGTTGCTGGTGTTCGTCGTCTCAGCCGGACTCGCTGCGGTCGCGGGAACGTTGATGGCCGCCTGCTCGGGGGTAGTGGCGCCGGACGTGTTCTCGCCGGTACTGGCCACCGAAGTGATTCTCTGGGTCGCCGTCGGTGGTAGAGGTACGCTCGGCGGTCCCGTGCTCGCCGCCGTCGGGTTGACGCTGCTCAAGCAGACCGTATCGAGCGCAAGCACTGACGGATGGCCGCTGCTGCTCGGCGCATTGTTCCTCGGCTGCGTGCTGTTCCTGCCCAATGGTGTACGGCTCGGTGGCTTGATCGCTGGCGCGCGTCGATTCGGTCGGAGTCGACGGGGACGCAGTCCCTTGCATCGTGCCGGACGTGTGGAAGGAGGGCGGTAA
- a CDS encoding ABC transporter ATP-binding protein codes for MDTPLMKGERLQRTFGGIHAVDNVDVSIGARDLLCVIGPNGAGKSTLVGLLSGANAPGSGELYLAGERVTGRPMHQFCRSGVVRKFQGTNTFLSMSVRENLIVAGLGVAAYRDTPMPDPDAILYEIGLSAQADLRAMALPHGERQWLEIGMAMMCQPALLLLDEPAAGLSANDAQRLVRLIHRLREHCAVLAIEHDLSFVEALQCETWVMHRGQIVRQGSYADIARDEEIRRIYLGQGAGHVTR; via the coding sequence ATGGACACGCCGTTGATGAAAGGTGAGAGGTTGCAACGCACGTTCGGCGGCATTCACGCGGTCGACAACGTCGACGTCTCGATTGGTGCGCGCGACCTGCTGTGCGTGATTGGCCCGAACGGCGCTGGCAAAAGCACGCTGGTCGGACTGTTGTCCGGCGCGAACGCACCGGGCTCCGGGGAGTTGTATCTTGCCGGCGAGCGGGTGACCGGCAGGCCGATGCACCAGTTCTGCCGAAGCGGCGTGGTCCGCAAGTTCCAGGGCACCAACACATTCCTCTCAATGAGCGTGCGCGAGAACCTCATCGTCGCCGGTCTCGGCGTCGCCGCGTACCGGGACACGCCTATGCCCGACCCGGACGCGATTCTGTACGAGATCGGACTGTCGGCCCAGGCGGATCTGCGCGCGATGGCCCTACCGCATGGCGAACGCCAGTGGCTTGAGATCGGCATGGCGATGATGTGCCAACCCGCGTTGCTCTTGCTCGATGAGCCGGCCGCCGGCCTGTCGGCCAATGACGCCCAGCGTCTCGTGCGCCTGATCCATCGTCTGCGCGAGCACTGTGCGGTGCTCGCGATCGAGCACGACCTGAGCTTTGTCGAGGCACTGCAGTGCGAGACCTGGGTCATGCACCGCGGCCAGATCGTGCGACAAGGTTCCTATGCAGACATCGCGCGCGATGAAGAAATCCGGCGCATCTATCTCGGTCAGGGAGCAGGCCATGTTACACGTTGA